From one Streptomyces sp. R41 genomic stretch:
- a CDS encoding AAA domain-containing protein, whose translation MTAARTDVDALVRFFCCEPQSSRFGPYAMSRYPVAPHHVAEMLPGSAWRYRVVDQAGLPVDLHVYVGLGRGSGTLWDLEMRRLLQLGRGSPGLPEVLEGGFVDAEDTRRVRPGIDGLAVVASRAADRTLADQDALSRVTRNRSSAVRAFIQLAEAMAELHAQGMVHGSLWPGAVQVAETGLDDAHAGCRLAHFEMTSLVANHARLARRPLPLDAQAVPYAAPEMRTATTALPLEQVARSDVYSLAAIAREWFGGAQERSPFDTPSRECEPGSPELPVPAVLQELLTRMLGPAAARPPAAEAAQRLRDVEHVVAVPGVPSTERPYLLLCPWEQMSHALGIRGWIGTQPGTADERRETAAVIAADLRRGLLVHSPRGAGPFLPDAPPWSGEARYVLIGESAAWFCVPFRQPEALGRPGEHRSDALVVKYFVELPSGALEALIRESPRLKIPAVEVRPFALGQQLHEPTLENRPSWARLLRTSTDRVSAEDALFHEAVTWLLRYQSVLLRARCYACIAVQEGPIMEVRLDRERDRARLFESPLLLQYAQSSGNRPEFGDLMARLETDGPTVVELVGDLNGRPATSEHRSRWFAIPTGPDRVALRPADPGNRPPPVHCWIRPAEDAATAAQLKAQGSAVEELRRMPQLRSQLREPLSHILGGDRWASAAGALPSESAVAVREMLTSSPFYALQGPPGSGKTTVAAKAVAAWLRTFPNSRVLISAQSNAAVDALAERILAEFGALDPDGRPTGEDDVLAWRPAVADGNRVSPSVRAWSGPELTERVVRRSRTEVTAALSTGVEPGMREVLQRWQHLSNDPRTMLELADRVARSANLVFATCAMSRPSVLSPYGERDLFDWVVVEEAARAWPTELALPLTRGSRWTLLGDHRQLPAHGREDLDRFLDRLDSKSLAEVGIAPEHRHSYGQVFDLFRNLFDPEFGPGAPERPVRRLTVQYRMAGPISQLVGEAFYPVPSAGGEPPRSGLLYGGPPRSSPPGIPPVLAGRSVVWVNTHGRPDCRDEPAWANPGEAAVAAQLAEQITPSPATVSPGHGLDRLAVLTVYRRQRDLLLRWQALAGRVWTAHSFQGREAETVIVSLVRDTRRGPEGLDEARPWLSLGHLSQPQLVNVLLSRARSLLVLVGDFEHFAGYDATVWGQICRTVAGQHAVIPADDLCPAEER comes from the coding sequence ATGACGGCAGCACGGACCGATGTCGACGCTCTGGTCCGCTTCTTCTGCTGCGAGCCGCAGAGCAGTCGATTCGGCCCCTATGCCATGTCCAGATATCCAGTGGCTCCTCATCACGTGGCGGAGATGCTGCCGGGCAGCGCATGGCGGTACCGGGTCGTCGATCAGGCCGGACTGCCTGTGGACCTACATGTGTATGTCGGACTGGGCCGCGGCAGTGGCACTCTGTGGGACCTTGAGATGAGACGGCTGCTTCAGCTCGGACGCGGGTCGCCCGGTCTGCCCGAGGTACTGGAGGGCGGATTCGTCGACGCGGAGGACACCCGTCGGGTCAGGCCGGGTATCGACGGACTGGCCGTGGTGGCCAGCCGCGCCGCTGACCGGACGCTCGCCGACCAGGACGCGCTCTCTCGTGTTACCCGTAACCGCAGCAGTGCCGTCCGCGCGTTCATCCAGCTCGCCGAGGCGATGGCCGAACTGCACGCCCAAGGGATGGTCCACGGTTCTCTGTGGCCGGGAGCCGTGCAAGTGGCGGAGACGGGCTTGGACGACGCGCATGCCGGGTGCCGGCTGGCCCACTTCGAAATGACCTCTCTCGTCGCCAATCACGCGCGGCTCGCCCGGCGTCCTCTTCCCCTCGATGCGCAAGCTGTTCCCTACGCGGCGCCCGAGATGCGCACGGCCACAACGGCGTTGCCGCTGGAGCAGGTCGCCAGGAGTGACGTCTACAGTTTGGCCGCGATCGCACGGGAATGGTTCGGCGGCGCACAGGAGCGATCCCCTTTCGACACCCCTTCACGGGAGTGTGAGCCGGGGTCGCCGGAGCTGCCGGTTCCAGCGGTGCTCCAGGAGCTTCTGACACGGATGCTCGGCCCGGCGGCGGCGCGGCCTCCCGCGGCAGAAGCGGCGCAGCGGCTCCGCGACGTGGAGCACGTCGTCGCGGTACCCGGCGTTCCTTCCACCGAGAGGCCGTACCTGTTGCTCTGTCCATGGGAGCAGATGAGCCATGCGCTCGGCATCCGGGGGTGGATCGGGACACAACCCGGCACGGCAGACGAGCGCCGCGAGACAGCCGCAGTGATCGCCGCCGATCTGCGGCGTGGACTGCTCGTACACTCTCCCCGGGGCGCTGGTCCGTTCCTGCCCGACGCCCCGCCCTGGTCCGGTGAGGCGCGGTACGTCCTGATCGGCGAGTCGGCGGCCTGGTTCTGCGTGCCGTTCCGGCAGCCCGAGGCCCTCGGACGACCTGGTGAACACCGGAGCGACGCCCTTGTGGTGAAGTACTTCGTGGAGCTCCCTTCCGGCGCGCTGGAAGCGCTGATCCGTGAGAGTCCCCGTCTGAAGATCCCGGCGGTCGAGGTCCGCCCGTTCGCCCTGGGACAGCAGCTGCACGAGCCGACGCTGGAGAACCGGCCGTCTTGGGCGCGACTCCTGCGCACGTCCACCGATCGCGTCTCAGCTGAGGACGCGCTCTTCCACGAGGCCGTCACCTGGCTGCTGCGCTATCAGTCGGTCCTCCTACGGGCCCGGTGTTACGCCTGCATCGCGGTCCAAGAGGGGCCGATCATGGAGGTACGCCTCGACCGGGAACGCGACCGCGCGCGGCTCTTCGAAAGTCCGCTGCTGCTGCAATACGCCCAGTCCTCGGGCAATCGGCCGGAATTCGGCGATCTGATGGCCCGCTTGGAGACCGACGGCCCCACTGTCGTGGAGCTGGTGGGTGACCTGAACGGGCGTCCCGCCACGTCCGAACACAGGTCCCGTTGGTTCGCCATCCCCACCGGTCCCGACCGGGTCGCTCTGCGCCCTGCGGATCCGGGGAACCGGCCGCCGCCCGTGCACTGCTGGATCCGTCCCGCCGAGGACGCAGCGACCGCAGCGCAGCTGAAGGCCCAGGGCTCGGCCGTCGAGGAGCTCAGACGGATGCCGCAGCTGCGGTCGCAACTGCGCGAGCCCCTGTCGCACATCCTGGGTGGTGACCGGTGGGCTTCCGCCGCAGGGGCCCTGCCGAGCGAGTCGGCCGTGGCGGTGCGGGAGATGCTCACCTCCTCTCCTTTCTACGCGCTCCAGGGTCCGCCCGGATCCGGCAAGACCACCGTCGCCGCCAAGGCGGTGGCCGCATGGCTGAGAACCTTCCCGAACAGCCGCGTTCTGATCTCTGCGCAGTCCAACGCCGCGGTGGACGCCCTCGCCGAACGAATCCTGGCCGAGTTCGGCGCGCTGGACCCGGACGGCCGCCCGACGGGAGAGGACGACGTGTTGGCCTGGCGCCCGGCTGTCGCCGACGGCAACCGGGTCAGTCCGTCGGTGCGTGCGTGGAGCGGTCCCGAACTCACCGAGCGCGTGGTCCGCCGCAGCCGTACCGAGGTCACCGCTGCGCTTTCCACTGGCGTCGAACCCGGTATGCGGGAGGTTCTGCAACGCTGGCAGCATCTGTCGAACGATCCTCGCACCATGCTGGAACTGGCTGACCGTGTGGCGCGCTCGGCCAACCTGGTGTTCGCCACGTGCGCTATGTCGCGGCCCTCGGTACTGAGCCCGTACGGGGAGAGGGACCTCTTCGACTGGGTGGTCGTCGAGGAGGCGGCCAGAGCCTGGCCGACCGAGCTGGCGCTGCCGCTCACTCGAGGGTCGCGCTGGACGCTGCTCGGCGACCACCGCCAGTTACCTGCCCATGGCAGGGAAGACCTGGATCGCTTTCTGGACCGCCTCGACTCCAAGTCCCTAGCGGAAGTCGGGATCGCCCCGGAGCACCGCCACTCCTACGGACAGGTGTTCGATCTGTTCCGCAATCTCTTCGATCCGGAATTCGGTCCTGGCGCTCCAGAACGCCCCGTACGACGTCTTACCGTGCAGTACCGCATGGCGGGGCCCATTTCCCAGTTGGTCGGAGAGGCGTTCTACCCCGTTCCTTCCGCGGGTGGCGAGCCGCCCAGAAGCGGGCTGCTGTACGGCGGGCCCCCCAGGAGCTCGCCGCCGGGCATCCCACCCGTGCTGGCGGGACGCTCAGTGGTGTGGGTGAACACGCACGGGCGCCCCGACTGCCGGGACGAGCCGGCATGGGCCAACCCTGGAGAGGCCGCTGTGGCCGCGCAGCTGGCCGAACAGATCACGCCGTCCCCCGCGACCGTTTCACCGGGACACGGACTCGACCGGCTGGCGGTCCTCACCGTCTACCGCCGACAGCGTGATCTGCTGCTGCGCTGGCAGGCGCTGGCGGGCCGCGTCTGGACCGCTCACTCCTTCCAGGGCCGGGAGGCCGAGACGGTGATCGTGTCTTTGGTACGCGACACCCGGCGGGGCCCGGAAGGTCTCGACGAGGCACGCCCTTGGCTGAGCCTGGGTCACCTGAGCCAGCCTCAGCTCGTCAACGTACTGCTGTCCCGTGCGCGCAGTCTGCTGGTCCTCGTCGGTGACTTCGAGCACTTCGCAGGCTACGACGCAACCGTCTGGGGGCAGATCTGCCGAACCGTCGCGGGGCAACACGCCGTCATCCCGGCCGATGACCTGTGCCCGGCTGAGGAGAGGTGA